From one Rhizobium rosettiformans genomic stretch:
- a CDS encoding HutD/Ves family protein → MSIRIQRFDEHLKMPWKNGLGITREVISRPASDGSGGFDWRISLATVGTSGPFSVFAGIDRTIAVLQGDGMQLTVDGRREPPLLVASPPFAFSGDAEVQADCLGGETLDLNVMSRRGIFVHHMTKIAVSAVQTLSMSDDTLAIVFRGDAVVKIDSLRSDVRLGDVLICGQMPLELAVEPLGADCCLYVIEVSAVADEGSSCEPVASTRP, encoded by the coding sequence ATGTCCATCCGCATCCAGCGCTTTGACGAGCACCTGAAGATGCCCTGGAAAAACGGGCTGGGGATCACCCGCGAGGTGATCTCCCGGCCGGCTTCGGATGGATCCGGCGGGTTCGACTGGCGAATCAGCCTGGCAACCGTCGGGACCTCCGGTCCGTTCTCGGTCTTTGCTGGAATCGACAGGACGATAGCTGTTCTGCAAGGCGACGGCATGCAGTTGACGGTCGATGGGAGGCGGGAGCCGCCGCTTTTAGTGGCCTCGCCTCCCTTTGCCTTTTCCGGCGATGCAGAGGTTCAGGCGGATTGTCTTGGCGGTGAAACGCTCGATCTCAATGTCATGAGCCGTCGCGGGATCTTCGTCCATCACATGACGAAGATCGCCGTGTCAGCCGTACAAACGCTCTCGATGTCCGATGACACTCTCGCGATCGTGTTTCGCGGCGATGCTGTGGTTAAGATCGATAGCCTACGATCGGATGTCAGGCTCGGTGATGTGCTGATATGCGGACAGATGCCGCTGGAGCTCGCCGTCGAGCCTCTTGGGGCTGATTGTTGCCTTTACGTCATCGAGGTGTCTGCTGTGGCCGATGAGGGATCGAGTTGCGAACCAGTTGCCTCGACAAGGCCTTAG
- the hutU gene encoding urocanate hydratase → MSNPRHNIRDVRAAIGTELSAKSWMTEAPLRMLMNNLDPDVAERPHELVVYGGIGRAARTWDDFDRIVETLKTLTEEETLIVQSGKPVGVFRTHKDAPRVLIANSNLVPHWATWDHFNELDKKGLAMYGQMTAGSWIYIGTQGIVQGTYETFVEAGRQHYNGNLKGKWILTGGLGGMGGAQPLAAVMAGACCLAVECDETRIDFRLRTRYVDAKAHRLDEALALIDQWTKAGEAKSVGLVGNAAEIFPELVRRGVRPDIVTDQTSAHDPIHGYLPLGWTVAEWRAKQESDPKAVEVAARASMKTHVQAMVDFWNRGIPTLDYGNNIRQVAKEEGFENAFAFPGFVPAYIRPLFCRGIGPFRWAALSGDPEDIYKTDAKVKELLPDNKHLHNWLDMARERISFQGLPARICWVGLGDRHKLGLAFNEMVRSGELKAPVVIGRDHLDSGSVSSPNRETEAMKDGSDAVSDWPLLNALLNCASGATWVSLHHGGGVGMGFSQHSGMVICADGTDDAARRLERVLWNDPATGVMRHADAGYDIALDCAKEKGLRLPGILGN, encoded by the coding sequence ATGAGCAATCCTAGACACAATATCCGCGACGTCCGCGCCGCCATCGGAACCGAACTATCGGCCAAGAGCTGGATGACGGAAGCGCCGCTGCGCATGTTGATGAACAATCTCGACCCTGATGTCGCCGAGCGACCGCACGAGCTGGTCGTTTATGGCGGCATCGGCCGGGCGGCGCGCACTTGGGACGATTTCGATCGGATCGTCGAGACGTTGAAGACGCTCACCGAGGAGGAGACGCTGATCGTACAGTCGGGCAAGCCCGTCGGCGTGTTCCGCACCCACAAGGATGCGCCGCGTGTGCTGATCGCCAATTCCAACCTCGTGCCGCACTGGGCGACCTGGGACCATTTCAACGAGCTGGATAAGAAGGGGCTGGCCATGTACGGCCAGATGACCGCCGGTTCGTGGATCTATATCGGCACCCAGGGCATCGTGCAGGGCACCTATGAGACCTTCGTGGAAGCCGGGCGCCAGCACTATAACGGCAATCTCAAGGGCAAGTGGATCCTGACCGGTGGCCTCGGCGGCATGGGTGGCGCCCAGCCGCTGGCGGCCGTCATGGCCGGCGCCTGCTGCCTTGCTGTCGAATGCGATGAGACCCGCATCGATTTCCGCCTGCGCACCCGTTACGTCGATGCCAAGGCGCATAGGCTGGACGAGGCGCTCGCGCTGATCGACCAGTGGACCAAGGCAGGTGAAGCGAAATCCGTCGGCCTCGTCGGCAATGCCGCCGAGATCTTCCCGGAACTGGTGCGTCGTGGCGTACGCCCCGACATCGTCACCGACCAGACCTCGGCCCATGATCCCATCCACGGCTATCTGCCACTCGGCTGGACGGTTGCCGAATGGCGGGCGAAACAGGAGAGCGATCCGAAGGCGGTAGAAGTCGCTGCCCGGGCCTCGATGAAGACCCATGTGCAGGCGATGGTCGACTTCTGGAACAGGGGTATTCCGACGCTCGACTATGGCAACAACATCCGCCAGGTCGCCAAGGAGGAAGGCTTCGAGAATGCCTTCGCCTTCCCGGGCTTCGTGCCGGCCTATATCCGTCCACTGTTCTGCCGTGGCATCGGCCCGTTCCGCTGGGCAGCCCTTTCGGGTGATCCGGAGGATATCTACAAGACCGATGCCAAGGTGAAGGAGCTGCTGCCCGACAACAAACATCTGCACAACTGGCTGGACATGGCGCGTGAACGCATCTCCTTCCAGGGCCTGCCGGCGCGCATCTGCTGGGTCGGTCTCGGCGATCGCCACAAGCTGGGCCTTGCCTTCAACGAGATGGTGCGCAGTGGCGAGCTCAAGGCTCCCGTCGTCATCGGTCGCGATCATCTCGATTCGGGTTCGGTCTCTTCGCCGAACCGCGAGACGGAAGCGATGAAGGACGGTTCCGACGCCGTGTCCGACTGGCCGCTTCTGAACGCGCTGCTCAACTGCGCCTCGGGTGCGACCTGGGTCTCGCTGCATCACGGCGGTGGCGTGGGCATGGGCTTTTCCCAGCATTCCGGCATGGTCATCTGCGCCGACGGAACCGACGATGCTGCACGCCGACTGGAGCGGGTTCTGTGGAACGATCCGGCGACCGGCGTCATGCGCCACGCCGATGCGGGCTATGACATCGCGCTCGATTGCGCCAAGGAAAAGGGCCTTCGTCTGCCCGGCATCCTCGGCAACTGA